The following coding sequences are from one Lipingzhangella halophila window:
- the pcaH gene encoding protocatechuate 3,4-dioxygenase subunit beta has protein sequence MTTTPQGHEDRTGTGYIRDHETHPPLDFPGYRSTALRHPKRPLQLLPHLLTEVTGPLLGEGRLGELDHDLTRQHEGEPQGQRIIVHGQVRDSDGQPVPHSLIEIWQANAGGRYRHTVDNWPCPLDPNFSGVGRTITDSDGRYRFVTVRPGAYPWKNHDNAWRPAHIHFSLFGRAFTQRLVTQMYFPGDPLFFQDPMWNSIPDEKARERMLCRFDYENTEPEWALAFEWDIVLRGREATPFESEVDDD, from the coding sequence ATGACCACCACACCGCAAGGCCACGAGGACCGTACCGGCACCGGCTACATCCGCGACCACGAGACCCACCCTCCCTTGGACTTCCCGGGGTACCGCAGCACCGCGCTGCGGCACCCCAAGCGCCCCCTGCAGTTGCTGCCGCATCTGCTGACCGAGGTCACCGGGCCGCTGCTCGGCGAGGGCCGGCTCGGAGAGCTCGACCACGACCTGACCCGGCAGCACGAAGGCGAGCCGCAGGGGCAGCGCATCATCGTGCACGGGCAGGTCCGCGACAGCGACGGCCAGCCGGTTCCGCACTCCCTCATCGAGATCTGGCAGGCCAACGCGGGAGGCCGGTACCGGCACACCGTCGACAACTGGCCGTGCCCGCTCGACCCCAACTTCAGCGGAGTGGGCCGCACCATCACCGACAGCGACGGCCGCTACCGGTTCGTCACCGTACGGCCCGGCGCCTACCCCTGGAAGAACCACGACAACGCGTGGCGTCCGGCCCACATCCATTTCTCCCTGTTCGGCCGGGCATTCACACAGCGGCTCGTCACCCAGATGTACTTCCCGGGCGACCCCCTGTTCTTCCAGGACCCGATGTGGAACTCGATCCCGGACGAGAAGGCGCGCGAGCGCATGCTGTGCCGGTTCGACTACGAGAACACCGAACCCGAATGGGCCCTGGCGTTCGAGTGGGACATCGTGCTGCGCGGGCGCGAGGCCACGCCCTTCGAATCCGAGGTGGACGACGACTGA
- a CDS encoding thiolase family protein → MAEVFVLDAVRTPFGKYGGALAETRPDDLAAHVISGLVERSPELDRIAIDDVYFGDANGAGEDNRNVARMAGLLAGLPPSVPGATLNRLCGSGLEAAIAANRAVAVGDASLIVAGGVESMSRAPWVLQKPAKGFPAGHETLHSTTLGWRMVNPQMPDEWTVSLGESTEQIAELYGIDRAEQDEFALRSHANAAAAWGKGMFGAEIVPVPGVDLPRDESIRETSPEKLAKLKPAFRADGTITAGNSSPLNDGAAALLIGDEPAAKATGHEPLARIVSRGVAAVEPHRFGIGPVEAAETALRRAGITWSDLSVVELNEAFAAQSLACLKLWPELDPEIVNPNGGAIAIGHPLGASGARVLGSLAHELRRRGGGWGLAAICIGVGQGLAVVLHA, encoded by the coding sequence ATGGCTGAAGTATTCGTTCTGGACGCGGTGCGCACTCCCTTCGGGAAATACGGCGGCGCCCTCGCCGAGACCCGGCCCGACGACCTCGCCGCACACGTCATCAGCGGCCTTGTGGAACGCTCCCCCGAGCTCGACCGCATCGCCATCGACGACGTCTATTTCGGTGATGCCAATGGAGCCGGAGAAGACAACCGGAACGTGGCACGCATGGCGGGACTCCTCGCCGGCCTGCCCCCGTCTGTCCCCGGCGCGACCCTGAACCGGCTCTGCGGATCGGGCCTTGAGGCCGCGATCGCCGCCAACCGCGCGGTGGCAGTGGGCGACGCGTCCCTGATCGTCGCGGGCGGCGTGGAGTCGATGAGCCGCGCGCCGTGGGTGCTGCAGAAACCCGCCAAGGGTTTCCCCGCCGGCCACGAGACGCTGCACTCCACCACACTGGGGTGGCGGATGGTCAACCCGCAGATGCCGGACGAGTGGACGGTCTCGCTCGGCGAGTCGACCGAGCAGATCGCCGAGCTGTACGGGATCGACCGCGCCGAGCAGGACGAGTTCGCCCTGCGCAGTCACGCCAACGCGGCGGCCGCCTGGGGCAAGGGCATGTTCGGCGCCGAGATCGTCCCGGTCCCCGGCGTCGACCTGCCGCGCGACGAAAGCATCCGGGAGACCTCCCCGGAGAAGCTCGCGAAGCTGAAGCCGGCGTTCCGGGCGGACGGCACGATCACCGCCGGCAACTCCTCCCCCCTGAACGACGGCGCGGCCGCGCTGCTCATCGGAGACGAGCCCGCGGCCAAGGCGACCGGGCACGAGCCTCTGGCGCGCATCGTCAGCCGGGGCGTGGCCGCGGTGGAACCGCACCGGTTCGGGATCGGCCCCGTCGAGGCGGCCGAGACAGCGCTGCGCCGCGCGGGCATCACGTGGAGCGACCTGTCGGTCGTCGAGCTCAATGAGGCGTTCGCCGCCCAGTCGCTGGCCTGCCTGAAGCTCTGGCCGGAGCTGGACCCAGAGATCGTGAACCCGAATGGCGGCGCCATCGCCATCGGCCACCCGCTGGGAGCTTCGGGGGCCCGCGTCCTCGGTTCACTCGCCCACGAGCTACGCCGGCGCGGCGGCGGCTGGGGGCTCGCCGCCATCTGCATCGGCGTCGGCCAGGGCCTGGCCGTCGTGCTGCACGCCTGA
- a CDS encoding CoA-transferase subunit beta produces the protein MTTTLDYTADEMMTVTAARSLTTDMACFVGIGLPSTAANVAVRTHAPGLWMIYESGTLGTRPDSLPLSIGDGILAETADTVVSVPEVFNYWLQPGRIDVGFLGAAQIDRYANINTTVIGDDYSDPKVRLPGAGGAPEIAANCKEVIVIARQSTRAFVEAVDFVTSVGHGKGAGDRERLGLTGRGPTRVITNLGVLEPDPSTRELTLVSVHPGVTVDEVRAATGWDLQVAAEPTTTTEPDTKELSVLRSLTNS, from the coding sequence ATGACGACCACCCTGGACTACACCGCCGACGAGATGATGACGGTCACCGCCGCGCGTTCCCTGACCACGGACATGGCGTGCTTCGTCGGCATCGGACTGCCGAGCACCGCTGCCAATGTCGCTGTGCGCACGCACGCACCGGGACTGTGGATGATCTACGAGTCGGGGACGCTCGGCACCAGGCCCGATTCGCTTCCCCTGTCCATCGGCGACGGCATCCTCGCCGAGACCGCCGACACCGTCGTCTCGGTTCCCGAGGTCTTCAACTACTGGCTGCAGCCGGGCCGAATCGACGTCGGTTTCCTCGGTGCCGCCCAGATCGACCGGTACGCCAACATCAACACCACCGTGATCGGCGACGACTACTCCGATCCGAAGGTGCGGCTGCCCGGCGCCGGCGGCGCCCCCGAGATCGCGGCCAACTGCAAAGAGGTCATCGTCATCGCGCGGCAGAGCACGCGGGCTTTCGTGGAGGCGGTCGACTTCGTTACCTCGGTCGGGCACGGGAAGGGGGCCGGCGACCGCGAGCGCCTCGGCCTGACCGGGCGCGGACCCACCCGGGTCATCACGAACCTCGGGGTTCTGGAGCCCGACCCGAGCACCCGCGAACTCACCCTGGTGAGCGTGCACCCCGGCGTCACCGTCGACGAGGTCCGCGCCGCGACGGGCTGGGACCTGCAGGTGGCGGCAGAACCGACAACGACCACCGAACCGGACACCAAGGAACTTTCGGTACTACGCTCGCTAACCAATAGCTAG
- a CDS encoding CoA transferase subunit A has protein sequence MIVPLDEGIREFVHDGDTVALEGFTHLIPVAAGHEIIRQGLGDLTLVRMTPDVVYDQMIGAGCARKLIFSWGGNPGVGSLHRFRDAIQNGWPVPLEIEEHSHAGMANRYVAGASGVPFAILRGYTGTDLIAQTSQIATVTCPFTGEELTAVPAINPDVAIVHAQRADRAGNVQLWGITGVQKEVVLASRRTLVTVEEVVDHLEPVPGQVLLPSRVVTAVAEAPGGSRPSYAHGYYARSNQAYQDWDTISRDREEFQRWLRTEVHGTTHTAREG, from the coding sequence ATGATCGTGCCGCTGGACGAGGGAATCCGCGAGTTCGTCCATGACGGCGACACGGTCGCGCTCGAGGGGTTCACCCACCTGATCCCGGTGGCGGCCGGCCACGAGATCATCCGCCAAGGGCTGGGCGATCTCACCCTGGTCCGGATGACCCCCGACGTCGTCTACGACCAGATGATCGGCGCTGGCTGTGCCCGCAAGCTGATCTTCTCCTGGGGCGGGAACCCCGGAGTCGGCTCACTGCACCGCTTCCGCGACGCCATCCAGAACGGGTGGCCCGTGCCGCTGGAGATCGAGGAGCACAGCCACGCGGGCATGGCCAACCGCTACGTCGCCGGCGCCTCCGGTGTCCCCTTCGCCATTCTCCGCGGGTACACGGGCACCGACCTGATCGCGCAGACATCCCAGATCGCCACTGTCACCTGCCCTTTCACCGGGGAGGAGCTGACCGCGGTCCCGGCGATCAACCCCGATGTGGCCATCGTGCACGCGCAACGCGCGGACCGCGCCGGAAACGTCCAGCTCTGGGGGATCACCGGGGTACAGAAGGAGGTCGTCCTGGCATCCCGGCGCACCCTCGTGACAGTCGAGGAGGTCGTCGACCACCTCGAACCGGTTCCCGGGCAGGTCCTGCTGCCCTCGCGGGTGGTCACCGCGGTGGCCGAGGCCCCCGGCGGTTCGCGCCCCTCCTACGCGCACGGCTACTACGCCCGCAGCAACCAGGCGTACCAGGACTGGGACACCATCAGCCGGGACCGCGAGGAGTTCCAGCGGTGGCTGCGGACCGAGGTGCACGGCACGACGCATACGGCGCGGGAGGGCTGA
- a CDS encoding IclR family transcriptional regulator, with product MSTDLNGTDDQVRGEHFVQSLERGLAVVRAFTPQTSTMTLSEVARATGLTRAAARRFLLTLVDLGYVRTDGRAFALTPRVLELGYAYLSSAGLPEVAQPHLEELAAQVRESSSVSVLDGDDVVYVARVPTSRIMRVAINVGTRFPAYATSMGRVLLAGRFAAELDEYLDRVELRRLTAYTLATPARLRAEIERVRNQGWAIVDQELEEGLRSVAAPIRDREGKVVAAANVSAHVSRTSVEDIRRDLLPPLLATTSRIEADLEIATRGPNVRAG from the coding sequence ATGAGCACGGACCTGAACGGGACCGACGACCAGGTGCGCGGCGAGCACTTCGTGCAGTCGCTCGAACGCGGGCTCGCCGTTGTACGCGCGTTCACACCGCAGACGTCCACGATGACTCTGAGCGAGGTCGCCCGCGCCACTGGACTGACCCGCGCCGCGGCCCGCCGCTTCCTGCTCACCCTGGTCGACCTGGGCTACGTGCGCACCGACGGCCGGGCCTTCGCCCTCACCCCGCGCGTCCTGGAGCTCGGCTACGCCTACCTGTCCTCGGCCGGGTTGCCCGAGGTGGCGCAGCCGCACCTGGAGGAGCTTGCCGCTCAGGTCCGGGAGTCGTCCTCGGTCTCCGTGCTCGACGGCGACGACGTCGTCTACGTCGCACGCGTGCCCACCTCCCGGATCATGCGGGTGGCGATCAACGTCGGAACCCGCTTCCCCGCCTACGCGACTTCGATGGGGCGCGTACTGCTCGCCGGCCGCTTCGCCGCCGAGCTTGACGAGTACCTCGACCGGGTCGAGCTGCGGCGGCTCACCGCCTACACCCTGGCAACGCCAGCGCGCCTGCGCGCCGAGATCGAGCGCGTCCGCAACCAGGGCTGGGCAATCGTGGACCAGGAGCTGGAGGAAGGGCTCCGCTCAGTCGCTGCACCGATCCGGGACCGCGAGGGCAAGGTGGTCGCCGCCGCCAACGTCTCCGCGCACGTCAGCCGAACCTCGGTCGAGGACATCCGGCGCGACCTGCTGCCGCCCCTACTGGCGACGACGTCCCGCATCGAGGCCGACCTGGAGATCGCCACGCGCGGCCCCAACGTGCGGGCAGGCTGA
- a CDS encoding aldehyde dehydrogenase family protein gives MSLFQTDSWSAAIFTGEWTPAEGGDAPVVSPATGAELGRAGFANARDVSAAAERAAAVQRDWANTSFEERAAILRRAGTLLEENAEEIMGWLRSESGAAQGMAGFQVHVAAAECFEAAALASQPYGEVLRTGKPRLSFARQVPAGVVGVIAPFNVPLILSIRSVAPALAVGNSVLLKPDPRTAISGGAVLAEVFRQAGVPDGVLQVLPGGLEAGEQLVADPNVRVISFTGSTAAGRKVGEAAGRHLKRAHLELGGNSPLVVLDDVDLDAAVATGAWGSFLHQGQICMTSGRHLVHERVADEYVERLAAKANALPVGNPDQSEVALGPVIDAGQRDKIHSMVASTVDAGATLAAGGTYEQLYYRPTVLDRLSMDSPAFADEVFGPVAPVMRFSSLDDLADIAKASPYGLSLGILTSNPMRGMQIADRIPSGIVHINDQTVDDEAVAPFGGVGDSGTGSRFGGTRANLEAFTETQWVTMQADVASYPF, from the coding sequence GTGAGCCTTTTCCAGACCGACTCGTGGTCCGCCGCAATATTCACCGGGGAATGGACACCCGCCGAGGGAGGCGACGCGCCTGTTGTCTCCCCAGCCACCGGAGCCGAGCTCGGCCGCGCCGGCTTCGCCAACGCCCGGGACGTCAGTGCCGCAGCCGAACGCGCCGCCGCGGTCCAGCGTGACTGGGCGAACACTTCATTCGAGGAACGGGCCGCCATCCTGCGCCGGGCCGGCACGCTGCTGGAGGAGAACGCCGAGGAGATCATGGGCTGGCTGCGCAGCGAGAGCGGCGCCGCGCAGGGCATGGCCGGATTCCAGGTGCACGTCGCCGCCGCGGAGTGCTTCGAGGCGGCAGCGCTGGCGTCGCAGCCCTATGGCGAGGTGCTGCGTACCGGAAAGCCGCGGCTGAGCTTCGCCCGCCAGGTGCCGGCGGGGGTTGTCGGCGTCATCGCCCCGTTCAACGTCCCGCTCATCCTCAGCATCCGGTCGGTGGCTCCCGCACTGGCCGTGGGGAACTCGGTGCTGCTCAAACCCGACCCGCGCACGGCGATCAGCGGTGGCGCCGTCCTCGCCGAGGTGTTCCGCCAGGCAGGGGTTCCCGACGGGGTGCTGCAGGTACTCCCCGGGGGCCTCGAAGCCGGCGAGCAGCTCGTCGCCGACCCCAACGTGCGGGTGATCTCCTTCACCGGCTCCACTGCCGCCGGCCGCAAGGTCGGCGAGGCCGCCGGCCGCCACCTCAAGCGTGCGCACCTGGAGCTCGGCGGCAACTCGCCACTGGTCGTGCTGGACGACGTCGACCTGGACGCCGCCGTGGCCACCGGGGCGTGGGGCTCCTTCCTGCACCAGGGCCAGATCTGCATGACGTCGGGGCGGCACCTGGTGCACGAGCGGGTCGCCGACGAGTACGTCGAGCGGCTCGCCGCGAAGGCCAATGCCCTGCCCGTGGGCAACCCGGACCAGAGCGAGGTCGCCCTGGGCCCGGTCATCGACGCCGGACAGCGCGACAAGATCCACTCCATGGTGGCCTCGACCGTGGACGCCGGGGCGACGCTGGCCGCGGGCGGCACCTACGAGCAGCTCTACTACCGCCCAACGGTGCTCGACAGGCTGTCCATGGACAGCCCCGCCTTCGCCGACGAGGTGTTCGGCCCGGTGGCACCGGTGATGCGGTTCTCCTCGCTGGACGACCTCGCCGACATCGCGAAGGCGAGCCCGTACGGGCTGTCGCTGGGCATCCTGACCTCCAACCCGATGCGCGGGATGCAGATCGCCGACCGCATCCCGAGCGGCATCGTGCACATCAACGACCAGACCGTCGACGACGAAGCCGTGGCGCCCTTTGGCGGGGTTGGCGACTCCGGAACCGGCTCACGGTTCGGAGGAACGCGCGCCAACCTCGAAGCGTTCACCGAGACCCAGTGGGTGACCATGCAGGCCGACGTCGCCAGCTACCCCTTCTGA
- a CDS encoding 5-methyltetrahydropteroyltriglutamate--homocysteine S-methyltransferase: MTEHTSHRQTPPFRADHVGSLLRPRNLLEARAGNTEGRVSDDELRQIEDDAIRDAVRMQEDIGLQSATDGEFRRSSWHMDFIYQLAGITRTQDEMKVTFHNEEGDLEFTPAAHRVDGKIGLQHTIFGEAFEFLRDTVSTATPKLTIPSPSMVHYRGGRASINPEVYPDIDEFWTDLSRAYAEEIRRLADLGCTYLQLDDTSLAYLNDPKQREMLDERGENGGGLHVRYIRQLNASLAGRPEGMRITTHMCRGNFRSSWVAEGGYDFVADELFNTLNVDGFFLEFDDARSGGFAPLRFVPEGKYVVLGLVTTKKGDLENKDDLKRRIDEASKYVPLEQICLAPQCGFSSTLEGNNLTRDEQIAKLRLIVETANEVWG, from the coding sequence ATGACCGAGCACACCAGCCACCGCCAGACACCCCCCTTCCGTGCCGACCACGTCGGAAGCCTGCTCCGGCCGCGGAACCTGCTCGAGGCACGGGCCGGGAACACCGAAGGCCGGGTCAGTGACGACGAGCTGCGTCAGATCGAGGACGACGCCATCCGGGATGCCGTGCGGATGCAGGAGGACATCGGCCTGCAGTCGGCCACCGACGGCGAGTTCCGCCGTTCCTCATGGCACATGGACTTCATCTACCAGCTCGCCGGGATCACCCGCACCCAGGACGAGATGAAGGTGACCTTCCACAACGAGGAAGGGGACCTGGAGTTCACGCCGGCCGCACACCGCGTCGACGGCAAGATCGGGCTGCAGCACACCATCTTCGGCGAGGCCTTCGAGTTCCTGCGTGACACGGTCAGTACGGCCACGCCGAAGCTCACGATCCCGTCACCGAGCATGGTGCACTACCGGGGCGGGCGAGCCTCGATCAACCCTGAGGTCTACCCCGACATCGACGAGTTCTGGACCGACCTGTCGCGCGCCTACGCCGAGGAGATCCGCCGGCTCGCCGACCTGGGCTGCACCTACCTGCAGCTCGACGACACCAGCCTCGCCTACCTGAACGACCCCAAGCAGCGCGAGATGCTCGACGAGCGTGGCGAGAACGGCGGCGGCCTGCACGTCCGCTACATCCGCCAGCTCAACGCGTCCCTGGCCGGCCGGCCCGAGGGAATGCGGATCACCACGCACATGTGCCGGGGCAACTTCCGCTCCTCGTGGGTCGCCGAAGGCGGCTACGACTTCGTCGCCGATGAGCTGTTCAACACGCTCAACGTCGACGGCTTCTTCCTGGAGTTCGACGACGCCCGCTCCGGCGGCTTCGCGCCGCTGCGCTTCGTCCCCGAGGGCAAGTACGTCGTCCTCGGCCTGGTCACCACGAAGAAGGGGGACCTGGAGAACAAGGACGACCTCAAGCGCCGCATCGACGAGGCAAGCAAGTACGTACCGCTGGAGCAGATCTGCCTGGCCCCGCAGTGCGGGTTCTCCAGCACCCTGGAGGGGAACAACCTCACCCGGGACGAGCAGATCGCCAAGCTGCGGCTGATCGTGGAGACCGCCAACGAGGTCTGGGGCTGA
- a CDS encoding thiamine pyrophosphate-dependent enzyme, with protein MAQPHGTGAPPRSVRDATLDGLREYGLTTIFSNPGSTEVGFLTDLPEDLRFVLALHEGSVVGMATGWAIARDRPALVLLHTTAGLGNAVGALATARVNRAPLVVLVGQQDRRHLALEPFLAGKLRDLAGDYPVRVEEPATAQDVPGAIARCRHAAADARGPALVIVPMDDWAAPAESDRVVAAARHVTRADGVEDAGVASLASLLNEADAPALVTGAGTDSEEGWAGLVALAERIGAPVFQESFGARAGFPQDHPLFAGFLPADRPGLRATLAGRDAVLAVGAPVFRQYPYTEGPLVEPGTRVGLLTDDPAEAYRSPVETAVLAPIPAALRLLARHAAARQWTAAPHKDTTTIEAPERPAPGQPMLPAHVLAALAERVPADTVFVEETPSSRPEMHRRVPARRPLGFLSAAMGGLGFALPAATGVRMARPDRPVIAVVGDGSSLYQVQALWSAARYGAGVLFVVLSNGRYAVMDRLAERHGGKPAWPGFPELAVSGLARELSCPSQRVEALDDLVAILDSVVPTLREREEPLVLDVAVAAEADFSGI; from the coding sequence ATGGCACAACCGCACGGGACCGGGGCGCCGCCGCGCTCGGTCCGCGACGCGACCCTGGACGGGCTGCGCGAGTACGGCCTGACGACGATCTTCTCCAACCCGGGGTCGACCGAGGTCGGCTTCCTCACCGACCTGCCGGAGGACCTGCGCTTCGTGCTGGCCCTGCATGAGGGGTCGGTGGTGGGAATGGCGACGGGGTGGGCGATCGCGCGCGACCGGCCCGCCCTGGTGCTGCTGCACACGACGGCCGGGCTGGGCAACGCGGTCGGGGCGCTGGCCACCGCCCGGGTGAACCGCGCCCCCCTGGTCGTGCTCGTGGGCCAGCAAGACCGCCGGCACCTCGCGCTGGAGCCCTTCCTCGCCGGGAAGCTCCGCGACCTGGCCGGTGACTACCCCGTCCGGGTTGAGGAACCCGCCACCGCGCAGGACGTACCCGGCGCCATCGCCCGCTGCCGGCACGCCGCCGCGGACGCGCGGGGCCCGGCCCTGGTGATCGTGCCCATGGATGACTGGGCGGCGCCCGCGGAAAGCGACCGGGTCGTGGCCGCGGCCAGGCACGTCACCCGGGCCGACGGCGTCGAGGACGCGGGGGTCGCCAGCCTGGCCTCGCTGCTGAACGAGGCGGACGCGCCCGCGCTCGTCACCGGGGCCGGCACCGACAGCGAGGAGGGATGGGCTGGCCTGGTCGCGCTGGCCGAACGTATCGGCGCCCCGGTGTTCCAGGAGAGCTTCGGTGCCCGCGCGGGTTTCCCGCAGGACCACCCGCTGTTCGCCGGTTTCCTGCCCGCCGACCGGCCGGGGCTGCGTGCCACACTCGCCGGCCGCGACGCCGTGCTCGCCGTGGGCGCGCCGGTGTTCCGGCAGTACCCCTACACCGAGGGACCGCTGGTCGAGCCCGGTACCCGGGTAGGGCTCCTCACCGACGACCCTGCCGAGGCGTACCGCAGCCCCGTCGAGACGGCGGTCCTCGCCCCGATCCCAGCCGCACTACGCCTGCTGGCCAGGCACGCCGCGGCGCGCCAGTGGACCGCGGCGCCGCACAAGGACACAACCACCATCGAAGCCCCGGAGCGGCCGGCGCCGGGGCAGCCGATGCTCCCCGCCCACGTGCTCGCGGCCCTGGCCGAACGCGTCCCCGCCGACACGGTTTTTGTCGAGGAGACCCCGTCGAGCCGCCCCGAGATGCATCGCCGGGTGCCCGCCCGGCGCCCGCTCGGCTTCCTCTCCGCCGCCATGGGCGGACTCGGTTTCGCGCTTCCGGCGGCCACCGGGGTACGGATGGCGCGGCCGGACCGCCCGGTCATCGCGGTGGTGGGCGACGGTTCCTCTCTGTATCAGGTGCAAGCACTGTGGAGCGCGGCGCGTTACGGGGCGGGGGTGCTGTTCGTGGTGCTGTCCAATGGGCGCTACGCCGTCATGGACCGGCTCGCCGAGCGCCACGGGGGCAAGCCGGCGTGGCCGGGGTTCCCGGAGCTGGCCGTGTCCGGACTGGCCCGGGAGCTGAGCTGCCCCTCCCAGCGTGTCGAGGCGCTTGACGACCTCGTCGCGATCCTGGACTCGGTCGTCCCAACGCTGCGCGAGCGCGAGGAGCCCTTGGTGCTCGACGTCGCGGTCGCCGCCGAGGCGGACTTCAGCGGGATCTAG